Proteins encoded within one genomic window of Streptomyces rubradiris:
- a CDS encoding acyl-CoA dehydrogenase family protein, with protein sequence MTDLLYSEEEEALRAAVRDLLTDHCPPAGVLARTESDAPHGRALWKSLAEDMGLAGLLVPEEQGGQGASHREAAVVLEELGRAVAPVPYLTSAVVATEALLACGDGELLSRLASGRTIGALAVGLHTGPATGVETVRLENGTLHGELTGIADAAVADVLLVPADDGGLYAVAADAVTVLPRISLDLTRPLATVRLAGAPGRRVGDTEPAVRRALRAAAGLLASEQLGVADWALAETVRYLKERKQFNRPVGGFQALKHRLARLWLEVVHLRAAARAAADALSTGQDTDVTVAVAQAYAAPVAVRATEEALQLHGGIGMTWEHPVHLYLKRAKADSIAYGTAGAHREALSALVDLQAP encoded by the coding sequence ATGACGGACCTGCTGTACTCCGAGGAGGAAGAGGCGCTGCGCGCCGCCGTCCGCGACCTGCTCACGGACCACTGCCCGCCGGCCGGCGTGCTCGCCCGCACGGAGTCGGACGCGCCCCACGGCCGGGCCCTGTGGAAGTCGCTCGCCGAGGACATGGGCCTGGCCGGCCTCCTGGTGCCCGAGGAGCAGGGCGGCCAGGGAGCGTCCCACCGCGAGGCGGCCGTCGTCCTGGAGGAACTGGGCCGGGCCGTCGCCCCCGTGCCCTACCTGACCAGCGCCGTCGTGGCCACCGAGGCGCTGCTCGCCTGCGGCGACGGCGAACTGCTGAGCCGGCTGGCCTCCGGGCGCACCATCGGCGCCCTGGCGGTCGGCCTGCACACCGGCCCGGCCACCGGCGTCGAGACCGTACGACTGGAGAACGGCACCCTGCACGGCGAGCTGACCGGCATCGCGGACGCGGCCGTCGCCGACGTGCTGCTCGTCCCGGCCGACGACGGCGGCCTGTACGCCGTCGCCGCCGACGCCGTGACGGTCCTGCCCCGGATCTCCCTGGACCTGACCCGGCCGCTGGCCACCGTACGGCTGGCCGGTGCCCCCGGCCGCCGCGTCGGGGACACCGAGCCGGCCGTGCGCCGGGCCCTGCGCGCCGCCGCCGGACTGCTCGCATCCGAGCAACTGGGAGTGGCCGACTGGGCGTTGGCGGAGACGGTCCGCTACCTGAAGGAGCGCAAGCAGTTCAACCGGCCGGTCGGCGGCTTCCAGGCGCTCAAGCACCGGCTGGCCCGGCTGTGGCTGGAGGTGGTCCACCTGCGGGCCGCCGCCCGCGCCGCCGCCGACGCCCTCTCCACGGGCCAGGACACCGACGTCACGGTGGCCGTCGCCCAGGCCTACGCCGCCCCCGTCGCCGTACGCGCCACCGAGGAGGCGCTGCAACTGCACGGCGGGATCGGCATGACCTGGGAACACCCGGTCCACCTGTACCTGAAGCGGGCCAAGGCGGACTCGATCGCCTACGGCACGGCGGGCGCCCACCGCGAGGCGCTGTCCGCGCTGGTCGATCTCCAGGCCCCCTGA
- a CDS encoding acyl-CoA dehydrogenase family protein: MTDARELRGRTREFLAQHPPASTDRLDFLRARFDAGLAWVHYPEGLGGLGAPRSLQGVVDAELAAAGAPDNDPRRIGIGLGMAAPTILAYGTEEQKRRFLRPLWTGEEVWCQLFSEPGAGSDLAALGTRAVREGDTWVVNGQKVWTSSAHLARWAILIARTDPDVPKHQGITYFVCDMTDPGVEVRPLRQITGEAEFNEVFLTGVRIPDSRRLGAVGDGWRVAQTTLNNERVAIGGMAQPREGGMIGPVAKTWRERPELRTHDLHQRLLTLWVEAEVARFTGERLRQQLAAGQPGPEGAGMKLAFARLNQEISGLEVELRGEEGLLYDDWTLRRPEHVDFTGRDAGYRYLRSKGNSIEGGTSEVLLNIVAERVLGLPAEPRTDKDVAWKDLAR; the protein is encoded by the coding sequence ATGACCGACGCCCGAGAACTGCGCGGGCGCACCCGGGAGTTCCTCGCCCAGCACCCGCCCGCGAGCACCGACCGCCTGGACTTCCTGCGGGCCCGGTTCGACGCCGGCCTCGCCTGGGTGCACTACCCCGAGGGCCTCGGCGGCCTCGGCGCCCCGCGTTCCCTCCAGGGCGTCGTGGACGCCGAGCTGGCGGCCGCGGGCGCCCCCGACAACGACCCCCGGCGCATCGGCATCGGCCTCGGCATGGCCGCGCCGACCATCCTCGCCTACGGCACCGAGGAGCAGAAGCGGCGCTTCCTGCGGCCCCTGTGGACCGGGGAGGAGGTCTGGTGCCAGCTGTTCAGCGAGCCCGGCGCCGGCTCCGACCTGGCCGCGCTCGGCACCCGGGCGGTCCGTGAGGGCGACACCTGGGTGGTCAACGGGCAGAAGGTGTGGACCTCCAGCGCCCACCTCGCCCGCTGGGCCATCCTCATCGCCCGCACCGACCCGGACGTGCCCAAGCACCAGGGCATCACCTACTTCGTCTGCGACATGACCGACCCGGGCGTGGAGGTCCGGCCGCTGCGCCAGATCACCGGCGAGGCCGAGTTCAACGAGGTCTTCCTCACCGGCGTCCGCATCCCCGACAGCCGCCGCCTCGGCGCGGTCGGCGACGGCTGGCGAGTCGCCCAGACCACCCTCAACAACGAGCGCGTCGCCATCGGCGGCATGGCCCAGCCCCGCGAGGGCGGCATGATCGGCCCCGTCGCGAAGACCTGGCGCGAACGCCCGGAACTGCGCACCCACGACCTGCACCAGCGGCTGCTGACGCTGTGGGTGGAGGCCGAGGTGGCCCGGTTCACCGGCGAGCGGCTGCGCCAGCAGCTCGCCGCCGGCCAGCCCGGACCCGAGGGCGCCGGCATGAAGCTCGCCTTCGCCCGCCTCAACCAGGAGATCAGCGGCCTGGAAGTCGAACTGCGCGGCGAGGAGGGCCTGTTGTACGACGACTGGACCTTGCGCCGCCCCGAACACGTCGACTTCACCGGCCGTGACGCCGGTTACCGCTATCTGCGTTCCAAGGGCAACAGCATCGAGGGCGGCACCAGCGAGGTGCTGCTGAACATCGTGGCCGAGCGCGTCCTGGGCCTGCCCGCCGAACCGCGCACCGACAAGGACGTCGCCTGGAAGGACCTCGCCCGATGA
- a CDS encoding NADPH:quinone oxidoreductase family protein — MQAWQVHENGEPSEVMRLAETERPTPGDGQVLLRVRAANVNFPDALLCRGQYQVRPPLPFTPGVEICGETEDGRRVIANPALPYGGFAEYAVADARALLPAPDPLDDAEAAALHIGYQTGWFGLHRRARLEAGETLLVHAAAGGVGSAAVQLGKAAGATVIGVVGGEKKAAVARELGCDVVVDRRAEDVVAAVKEATGGRGADVIYDPVGGEAYTQSTKVVAFEGRIVVVGFAGGTIPAPALNHALVKNYSILGLHWGLYNTKNPALVRHCHEQLTELAARGAVKPLVSERVPLAGAAGAVQRVADGVTTGRIAVVPENGAAA; from the coding sequence ATGCAGGCATGGCAAGTGCACGAGAACGGCGAGCCGAGCGAGGTGATGCGCCTGGCGGAGACCGAGCGGCCCACGCCCGGTGACGGCCAGGTACTGCTCAGGGTGCGCGCGGCCAACGTCAACTTCCCCGACGCGCTGCTGTGCCGGGGCCAGTACCAGGTGCGCCCGCCACTGCCCTTCACGCCCGGCGTGGAGATCTGCGGCGAGACCGAGGACGGCCGCCGGGTGATCGCCAACCCCGCGCTGCCGTACGGCGGTTTCGCCGAGTACGCCGTCGCCGACGCCCGCGCCCTGCTCCCCGCGCCGGACCCGCTGGACGACGCCGAGGCCGCCGCCCTGCACATCGGCTACCAGACCGGCTGGTTCGGCCTGCACCGGCGCGCCCGGCTGGAGGCGGGCGAGACCCTGCTCGTGCACGCCGCCGCCGGGGGCGTGGGCAGCGCCGCCGTCCAGCTCGGCAAGGCGGCCGGCGCCACCGTGATCGGTGTCGTGGGCGGCGAGAAGAAGGCCGCCGTCGCCCGGGAACTGGGCTGTGACGTGGTGGTCGACCGGCGCGCCGAGGACGTCGTCGCCGCCGTGAAGGAGGCCACCGGCGGCCGGGGCGCCGACGTGATCTACGACCCGGTCGGCGGCGAGGCATACACCCAGTCCACCAAGGTCGTCGCCTTCGAGGGCCGGATCGTCGTCGTGGGCTTCGCCGGCGGCACCATCCCCGCCCCCGCCCTCAACCACGCCCTGGTGAAGAACTACTCCATCCTCGGCCTGCACTGGGGCCTGTACAACACCAAGAACCCGGCACTGGTCCGGCACTGCCACGAACAGCTCACCGAGCTGGCCGCCCGGGGCGCCGTCAAGCCGCTGGTCAGCGAGCGGGTGCCGCTCGCCGGCGCGGCCGGCGCCGTGCAACGGGTCGCCGACGGGGTGACCACCGGCCGGATCGCCGTCGTACCGGAGAACGGAGCCGCCGCATGA
- a CDS encoding helix-turn-helix domain-containing protein — translation MSTDDVLAEVGPRLRRLRKEREVTLAALSEATGISVSTLSRLESGLRKPSLELLLPIAQAHQVPLDELVGAPPVGDPRVRARPITRHGRTLYPLTRQPGGLQAYKVVEPQRGAEPDPRTHEGYEWLYVLAGRLRLVLGQHDVVLSPGEAAEFDTRVPHWFGPAGDGPVEFLSLFGPQGERMHVRARPARS, via the coding sequence ATGAGTACCGACGACGTTCTTGCCGAGGTCGGCCCCCGGCTGCGGCGGCTCCGCAAGGAGCGGGAGGTGACCCTGGCGGCGCTGTCGGAGGCCACCGGCATCTCCGTCAGCACCCTGTCCCGGCTGGAGTCCGGCCTGCGCAAGCCCAGCCTGGAACTGCTGCTGCCCATCGCCCAGGCCCACCAGGTCCCGCTGGACGAACTGGTCGGGGCCCCGCCGGTCGGCGACCCCCGGGTGCGGGCCCGGCCGATCACCCGGCACGGGCGCACCCTGTATCCGCTGACCCGGCAGCCCGGCGGGCTCCAGGCCTACAAGGTGGTCGAACCGCAGCGCGGCGCCGAGCCCGACCCGCGCACCCACGAGGGCTACGAATGGCTGTACGTGCTGGCCGGGCGGCTGCGGCTGGTGCTCGGACAGCACGACGTGGTGCTCTCGCCGGGCGAGGCGGCCGAGTTCGACACCCGGGTGCCGCACTGGTTCGGGCCGGCGGGGGACGGGCCGGTGGAGTTCCTGAGCCTGTTCGGGCCGCAGGGGGAGCGGATGCACGTACGGGCGCGGCCGGCCCGTTCCTGA
- a CDS encoding NAD(P)/FAD-dependent oxidoreductase: MTENYEVVVVGGGAAGLSAALVLGRSRRRTLVVDAGEPRNAPSAHMQGYLSRDGMSPAEFLAVGRAEIARYGVELVEGRVVDARRDTDFTVVLAGGRAVRARRLVIATGLRDELPPVPGLAGRFGRDVLHCPYCHGWEMRDLPTGVLATSPLSVHQALMVTQWSKDVRLFLHRVDEAELTDQDLRRLAAAGVGVVPGEVAELVVTDDRLTGVRLSDGTVHDRAVLYAAPRAVPHNDLLVKLGADMRETPFGSYPVIDERGLTSVPGLWAAGNASGPTEQVVNAASRGYRAGVAINAELLMSDLDESAP, translated from the coding sequence ATGACCGAGAACTACGAAGTGGTCGTCGTCGGCGGCGGGGCGGCCGGGCTGTCCGCCGCGCTGGTGCTGGGCCGGTCCCGGCGCCGCACCCTGGTGGTCGACGCGGGCGAGCCGCGCAACGCGCCGTCCGCGCACATGCAGGGGTACCTCTCCCGGGACGGCATGTCCCCGGCCGAGTTCCTGGCGGTCGGGCGCGCGGAGATCGCCCGGTACGGCGTGGAGCTCGTCGAAGGCCGGGTGGTGGACGCGAGGAGGGACACGGACTTCACCGTCGTCCTGGCCGGGGGCCGGGCGGTGCGGGCCCGGCGGCTGGTGATCGCGACCGGCCTGCGCGACGAGCTGCCGCCGGTCCCGGGCCTGGCCGGGCGGTTCGGCCGGGACGTGCTGCACTGCCCGTACTGCCACGGCTGGGAAATGCGCGACCTGCCGACCGGGGTGCTCGCCACCTCGCCGCTCAGCGTGCACCAGGCGCTGATGGTCACCCAGTGGTCGAAGGACGTACGGCTCTTCCTGCACCGGGTGGACGAGGCCGAGCTGACCGACCAGGACCTGCGCCGGCTGGCCGCCGCCGGGGTCGGGGTGGTGCCCGGGGAGGTGGCGGAACTGGTGGTCACCGACGACCGGCTCACCGGAGTCCGGCTTTCGGACGGCACGGTGCACGACCGCGCGGTGCTGTACGCCGCCCCGCGCGCCGTCCCGCACAACGATCTGCTGGTCAAGCTGGGCGCGGACATGCGCGAGACCCCGTTCGGCAGCTATCCGGTGATCGACGAACGGGGCCTGACCAGCGTGCCCGGGCTGTGGGCGGCGGGCAACGCGAGCGGGCCCACCGAGCAGGTGGTGAACGCGGCCAGCCGGGGCTACCGGGCGGGCGTGGCGATCAACGCGGAGCTGCTGATGAGCGACCTCGACGAAAGCGCCCCGTAA
- a CDS encoding ATP-dependent DNA ligase, protein MLLTRLAEVSREVAATAARSRKTALLAQLFREAGPEDVPIVIPYLAGRLPQGRLGVGWKVLGRPVPPAAEPTLTVREVDARLGELGKVAGPGAQAERSRIVGELMGAATEAEQRFLLGLLTGEVRQGALDAVAVEGLAQATGADSADVRRAVMLAGSLQAVAEALLGEGPAALERFRLTVGRPVLPMLAHSASSVAEAVRKLGACAVEEKLDGIRVQVHRDGDRVRVHTRTLDDITGRLPEVTAAALELPSEGFILDGEVISFDAAGRPRSFQETAGRVGSRSDVARAAEEVPVSPVFFDALAVDGRDLLDLPFAERHAELARLVPEPMRVRRTLVAGPEDLAEAERFLADTLARGHEGVVVKALDAPYSAGRRGASWLKVKPVHTLDLVVLAAEWGHGRRTGRLSNLHLGARTEDGGFAMLGKTFKGMTDAMLAWQTGRLQELAVEDDGRVVRVRPELVVEIAYDGLQRSTRYPAGVTLRFARVLRYREDKRPEEADTVQSLLAAHPEVGP, encoded by the coding sequence ATGCTGCTGACCCGGCTGGCCGAGGTGTCCCGGGAGGTCGCCGCGACGGCGGCGCGGTCCCGCAAGACCGCGCTGCTCGCGCAGTTGTTCCGGGAGGCCGGGCCGGAGGACGTGCCGATCGTCATCCCGTATCTGGCCGGGCGGCTGCCGCAGGGCCGGCTCGGGGTCGGCTGGAAGGTGCTGGGCCGCCCGGTGCCGCCGGCCGCCGAGCCGACGCTCACCGTGCGCGAGGTCGACGCCCGGCTCGGCGAGCTGGGCAAGGTGGCCGGGCCCGGGGCGCAGGCGGAGCGGTCCCGGATCGTCGGCGAGCTGATGGGCGCGGCGACCGAGGCCGAGCAGCGCTTCCTGCTCGGCCTGCTCACCGGGGAGGTCCGCCAGGGCGCGCTGGACGCGGTCGCGGTGGAGGGCCTGGCCCAGGCGACCGGGGCGGATTCGGCGGACGTACGGCGGGCCGTGATGCTCGCCGGGTCGCTCCAGGCGGTGGCCGAGGCGCTGCTCGGCGAGGGGCCGGCGGCGCTGGAGCGGTTCCGGCTCACGGTGGGCCGCCCGGTGCTGCCGATGCTGGCGCACAGCGCGTCGTCGGTCGCGGAGGCGGTGCGGAAGCTGGGCGCCTGCGCGGTGGAGGAGAAGCTGGACGGCATCCGGGTCCAGGTGCACCGGGACGGCGACCGGGTGCGGGTCCACACCCGCACCCTGGACGACATCACCGGCCGGCTGCCCGAAGTCACGGCCGCGGCACTGGAGTTGCCCAGCGAGGGGTTCATCCTGGACGGGGAGGTGATCTCCTTCGACGCGGCGGGGCGACCCCGGTCCTTCCAGGAGACGGCGGGCCGGGTGGGTTCCCGGTCCGACGTGGCGCGGGCGGCCGAGGAGGTCCCGGTCTCCCCCGTCTTCTTCGACGCCCTCGCGGTGGACGGCCGCGACCTGCTCGACCTGCCGTTCGCCGAGCGGCACGCGGAGCTGGCCCGGCTGGTGCCCGAGCCGATGCGGGTGCGGCGCACGCTGGTCGCGGGCCCCGAGGACCTGGCGGAGGCGGAGCGGTTCCTCGCGGACACCCTGGCCCGGGGCCACGAGGGCGTGGTGGTCAAGGCGCTCGACGCGCCCTACAGCGCGGGCCGGCGAGGCGCGTCCTGGCTGAAGGTCAAGCCCGTGCACACCCTGGACCTGGTGGTGCTGGCCGCCGAGTGGGGCCACGGCCGGCGCACCGGCCGGCTGTCCAACCTCCACCTCGGCGCCCGCACCGAGGACGGCGGCTTCGCGATGCTCGGCAAGACCTTCAAGGGCATGACGGACGCGATGCTCGCCTGGCAGACCGGGCGGCTTCAGGAGCTGGCGGTCGAGGACGACGGCCGGGTGGTGCGGGTGCGCCCCGAACTCGTCGTGGAGATCGCCTACGACGGCCTGCAGCGCTCCACCCGCTATCCGGCCGGGGTCACCCTGCGCTTCGCCCGCGTGCTCCGCTACCGCGAGGACAAGCGCCCCGAGGAGGCGGACACCGTTCAGTCCCTGCTGGCAGCCCATCCGGAGGTCGGGCCATGA
- a CDS encoding NUDIX domain-containing protein, whose product MTARTARRSAGLLLFRHTDRGLEVLLGHMGGPLWARKDAGAWTVPKGEYDPAEPAWEAARREFREELGVAPPDGEAVPLGEVVQRNGKIVTAWAVAADFDPETIEPGTFTMEWPPRSGRLQEFPELDRVAWFTPDRARAVIITAQAAFLDRLAEHSG is encoded by the coding sequence ATGACGGCGCGGACGGCGAGGCGCAGCGCGGGACTGCTGTTGTTCCGGCACACGGATCGGGGCCTGGAAGTGTTGCTCGGCCATATGGGCGGCCCGCTGTGGGCCAGGAAGGACGCGGGCGCCTGGACCGTGCCCAAGGGCGAGTACGACCCGGCGGAGCCGGCCTGGGAGGCGGCCCGGCGGGAGTTCCGCGAGGAGCTGGGGGTGGCGCCGCCGGACGGGGAGGCCGTACCGCTGGGCGAGGTCGTACAGCGCAACGGCAAGATCGTCACGGCCTGGGCGGTTGCGGCGGACTTCGACCCGGAGACGATCGAGCCGGGGACGTTCACCATGGAGTGGCCGCCGCGGTCCGGCCGGCTCCAGGAGTTCCCGGAGCTGGACCGGGTGGCGTGGTTCACCCCGGACCGGGCCCGTGCGGTGATCATCACGGCGCAGGCCGCGTTTCTCGACCGGCTGGCGGAGCACTCGGGCTGA
- a CDS encoding NADP-dependent succinic semialdehyde dehydrogenase encodes MPIATVNPANGETLKTYEPMDEDELERRLELAEATFRTYRTTSFAERARLLDKAAELLDEDQREIGRVVTTEMGKPVRQARAEAAKCAKAMRWYAEHAERLLADEEPAESDVRDSGASRVRVRYRPLGPVLAVMPWNFPLWQVVRFAAPALMAGNVGLLKHASNVPQTALYLEDLFHRAGFPEGCFQTLLIGSGAVDDILRDERVRAATLTGSEPAGRAVASTAGEMIKKTVLELGGSDPYIVMPSADLDRAAEVAVTARVQNNGQSCIAAKRFIVHTDVYEAFAEKFVAGMRALKVGDPLAEDTEVGPVASERGRADLEELVDDARRGGARVLCGGERPDGPGWYYPPTVLSGITREMRVHREEAFGPVATLYRADDVDEAVLIANDSPFGLSSNVWTRDEAEVERFTRDLEAGSVYVNGMTASHPAFPFGGVKRSGYGRELSGHGIREFCNITTVWQGA; translated from the coding sequence ATGCCCATCGCGACGGTGAACCCGGCGAACGGCGAGACGCTCAAGACGTACGAGCCCATGGACGAGGACGAGCTGGAACGCCGGCTGGAGCTGGCCGAGGCCACGTTCCGCACCTACCGGACGACCTCGTTCGCCGAGCGCGCCCGGTTGCTGGACAAGGCCGCCGAGCTGCTGGACGAGGACCAGCGGGAGATCGGCCGGGTCGTCACGACCGAGATGGGCAAACCCGTCCGGCAGGCCCGCGCGGAGGCGGCGAAGTGCGCCAAGGCGATGCGCTGGTACGCCGAGCACGCCGAACGGCTGCTGGCCGACGAGGAGCCCGCCGAGTCGGACGTGCGCGACTCGGGCGCCTCGCGGGTGCGGGTGCGCTACCGCCCGCTCGGCCCGGTGCTCGCCGTGATGCCGTGGAACTTCCCGCTGTGGCAGGTGGTCCGGTTCGCGGCGCCCGCCCTGATGGCCGGCAACGTGGGCCTGCTCAAGCACGCCTCCAACGTGCCGCAGACGGCCCTGTACCTGGAGGACCTCTTCCACCGGGCGGGCTTCCCGGAGGGCTGCTTCCAGACGCTGCTGATCGGCTCCGGCGCGGTGGACGACATCCTGCGCGACGAGCGGGTCAGGGCGGCCACCCTGACCGGCAGCGAACCGGCGGGCCGGGCGGTCGCGTCCACCGCCGGGGAGATGATCAAGAAGACGGTGCTGGAGCTGGGCGGCAGCGACCCGTACATCGTGATGCCCTCCGCCGACCTCGACCGCGCGGCCGAGGTCGCGGTGACCGCGCGGGTGCAGAACAACGGGCAGTCCTGCATCGCCGCGAAGCGGTTCATCGTGCACACCGACGTCTACGAGGCGTTCGCCGAGAAGTTCGTCGCGGGCATGCGGGCCCTGAAGGTCGGTGACCCGCTGGCGGAGGACACCGAGGTCGGGCCGGTCGCCAGCGAGCGGGGCCGCGCCGACCTGGAGGAGCTGGTCGACGACGCCCGGCGCGGCGGGGCGAGGGTGCTGTGCGGCGGCGAGCGGCCGGACGGGCCCGGCTGGTACTACCCGCCGACCGTGCTGTCCGGCATCACCCGGGAGATGCGCGTGCACCGCGAGGAGGCGTTCGGACCGGTCGCCACGCTGTACCGGGCGGACGACGTGGACGAGGCCGTGCTCATCGCCAACGACTCGCCGTTCGGCCTGAGTTCGAACGTGTGGACGCGGGACGAGGCCGAGGTCGAGCGGTTCACCCGGGACCTCGAGGCCGGTTCGGTGTACGTCAACGGGATGACCGCCTCCCACCCGGCGTTCCCGTTCGGCGGGGTGAAGCGCTCGGGGTACGGGCGTGAGCTGTCCGGGCACGGAATCCGGGAGTTCTGCAACATCACCACGGTTTGGCAGGGTGCGTGA
- a CDS encoding DUF6213 family protein, producing MNREVTLPLIVDDRGALQVSAADVSKLLRTVGARWLHLVEAGEQGLDEDTVAALTIELAKLADRIDVACIAHSSGTQ from the coding sequence GTGAACCGCGAAGTGACCCTGCCTCTGATCGTCGACGACCGCGGGGCCTTGCAGGTCTCCGCGGCCGACGTGAGTAAGTTGTTGCGGACCGTGGGCGCGCGATGGCTGCATCTGGTCGAGGCGGGCGAGCAGGGGCTCGACGAGGACACCGTGGCGGCGCTGACCATCGAGCTGGCCAAGCTGGCGGACCGGATCGACGTCGCGTGCATCGCGCACAGCAGCGGGACGCAGTAG
- a CDS encoding type III polyketide synthase, which translates to MATLCKPSVSVPEYVITMEETLELARSRHADHPQLPLALRLIENTGVKTRHIVQPIEETLKHPGFEERNKLYEAEAKARVPAVIQRALDDAELLTSDIDVIIYVSCTGFMMPSLTAWLINEMDFDSTTRQLPIAQLGCAAGGAAINRAHDFCSAYPHANALIVACEFCSLCYQPTDLGVGSLLSNGLFGDGIAAAVVRGRGGRGVTLERNGSYLIPKTEDWIAYDVRATGFHFLLDKRVPTTMEPLAPALRELAGTHGWDASDLDFYIIHAGGPRILDDLSKFLEVDPHAFRFSRATLTEYGNIASAVVLDALRRLFDEGGAEDRARGLLAGFGPGITAEMTVGRWADGDGAGR; encoded by the coding sequence ATGGCGACCTTGTGCAAGCCCTCGGTGTCGGTCCCGGAGTACGTGATCACGATGGAGGAGACGCTGGAGCTGGCGCGCTCCCGCCACGCCGACCACCCACAACTGCCACTCGCCCTCAGGCTGATCGAGAACACCGGCGTCAAGACGCGGCACATCGTCCAGCCCATCGAGGAGACCCTGAAGCACCCGGGCTTCGAGGAGCGCAACAAGCTCTACGAGGCCGAGGCCAAGGCCCGGGTCCCCGCGGTGATCCAGCGCGCGCTGGACGACGCGGAACTGCTCACCAGTGACATCGACGTGATCATCTACGTGTCGTGCACGGGCTTCATGATGCCCTCGCTCACGGCGTGGCTGATCAACGAGATGGACTTCGACAGCACCACCCGTCAGCTCCCGATCGCCCAGCTGGGCTGCGCGGCCGGGGGCGCGGCGATCAACCGGGCGCACGACTTCTGCTCGGCCTACCCGCACGCCAACGCCCTCATCGTGGCCTGCGAGTTCTGCTCGCTGTGCTACCAGCCCACCGACCTCGGCGTCGGCTCGCTGCTCTCCAACGGGCTGTTCGGCGACGGCATCGCCGCCGCCGTGGTCCGCGGGCGCGGCGGCCGGGGCGTCACCCTGGAGCGCAACGGCTCCTACCTGATCCCGAAGACCGAGGACTGGATCGCCTACGACGTGCGCGCGACCGGCTTCCACTTCCTGCTGGACAAGCGGGTGCCGACCACCATGGAGCCGCTCGCCCCGGCCTTGCGGGAACTGGCCGGCACGCACGGCTGGGACGCGTCCGACCTGGACTTCTACATCATCCACGCGGGCGGTCCGCGCATCCTCGACGACCTGAGCAAGTTCCTCGAGGTCGACCCGCACGCCTTCCGGTTCAGCCGGGCCACGCTCACCGAGTACGGCAACATCGCGAGCGCCGTCGTCCTGGACGCGCTGCGCCGGCTGTTCGACGAGGGCGGCGCCGAGGACCGGGCCCGCGGGCTGCTCGCCGGGTTCGGCCCGGGGATCACCGCCGAGATGACGGTCGGGCGCTGGGCCGACGGGGACGGAGCCGGGCGGTGA
- a CDS encoding cytochrome P450 → MTAPALPETLPPVRHWPALDLPGTDFDPVLADLMAEGPVTRVQLPHGEGWAWLVTRYEDVRRVAGDPRFSRAAVRAKQVTRLAPHFIPEPGAVGFLDPPEHTRLRRSVAAAFGAKGVERVRGKARAELAELVDELLRGGPPADLTSAVLGPFPIAVICELMGVPAGDRHALHTWTGLILSSSHGKRISERAKREMAAYFAELIGRREHGTGEDVTSLLGAAVGRAEITLDQAVGLAVLLQIGGEAVTSNSGQLFYLLLTRPALLRRLRAEPELRPRAIDELLRYIPHRNAVGLSRVALEDVDIGGVRIRAGDPVYVSYLAANRDPEVFPDPDAIDFSRSPNPHAAFGFGPHYCPGGILARMEEELLTDALLDRVPGLRLAVPPDQVPFRKGVLIRGPEALPVTW, encoded by the coding sequence GTGACCGCGCCGGCGCTCCCCGAGACCCTGCCCCCGGTACGGCACTGGCCGGCGCTCGACCTGCCCGGGACCGACTTCGACCCGGTACTGGCCGACCTGATGGCGGAGGGCCCGGTCACCCGCGTCCAGCTGCCGCACGGCGAGGGCTGGGCGTGGCTGGTCACCCGGTACGAGGACGTGCGCAGGGTGGCGGGCGACCCCCGCTTCAGCCGCGCGGCGGTCAGGGCCAAGCAGGTCACCCGGCTCGCCCCGCACTTCATCCCCGAACCGGGCGCGGTCGGCTTCCTCGATCCGCCCGAACACACCCGGCTGCGCCGCTCGGTGGCCGCCGCGTTCGGCGCCAAGGGCGTGGAGCGGGTGCGGGGGAAGGCGCGGGCCGAGCTGGCGGAGCTGGTCGACGAGCTGCTGCGCGGCGGTCCGCCCGCGGACCTGACCAGCGCGGTGCTCGGCCCGTTCCCGATCGCGGTGATCTGCGAGCTGATGGGCGTCCCGGCCGGCGACCGGCACGCCCTGCACACCTGGACCGGGCTGATCCTCTCGTCCTCGCACGGCAAGCGGATCAGCGAGCGGGCCAAGCGGGAGATGGCCGCGTACTTCGCCGAGCTGATCGGGCGGCGCGAGCACGGCACCGGCGAGGACGTCACCTCGCTGCTGGGCGCCGCGGTGGGCCGTGCGGAGATCACGCTGGACCAGGCCGTCGGCCTCGCCGTCCTCCTCCAGATCGGCGGCGAGGCGGTCACCAGCAACAGCGGGCAGCTCTTCTACCTGCTGCTGACCCGCCCCGCGCTGCTGCGGCGGCTGCGCGCGGAGCCGGAGCTCAGGCCCCGGGCGATCGATGAACTCCTGCGCTACATCCCGCACCGCAACGCGGTCGGGCTGTCCCGCGTCGCCCTGGAGGACGTGGACATCGGCGGGGTCCGCATCCGCGCGGGCGACCCGGTCTACGTCTCGTACCTGGCCGCCAACCGCGACCCCGAGGTCTTCCCCGACCCGGACGCCATCGACTTCTCCCGCAGCCCCAACCCGCACGCGGCCTTCGGCTTCGGCCCGCACTACTGCCCGGGCGGCATCCTGGCCCGGATGGAGGAGGAGCTGCTGACGGACGCCCTGCTGGACCGGGTGCCGGGGCTGAGACTGGCCGTACCGCCGGATCAGGTCCCGTTCCGCAAGGGCGTGTTGATCCGGGGCCCCGAGGCCCTTCCGGTGACGTGGTGA